CTGACCGCGCGGCGGATCACCGGGATCGTGTCGCGCGGCGGATCGATCATGGCCGCGTGGTGCCTGGCGCACCACCAGGAGTCCTTCCTCTACACGCATTTCGCGGAGCTGTGCGAGATTCTCCGCGAGTACGACGTGACGTTCTCGCTGGGCGACGGGTTGCGGCCGGGGTGTATCGCGGACGCCAACGACGAGGCGCAGTTCGCCGAACTGCGGACCCTGGGGGAGCTGACGCGGATCGCCTGGGAGCACGACGTACAGGTGATGATCGAAGGCCCCGGACACGTGCCGATGCACAAGATCGCCGAGAACGTCCGGCTCGAGGAGGAGCTCTGCGGGGAGGCGCCGTTCTACACCTTGGGGCCGTTGGCAACCGATGTGGCGCCGGCCTACGACCACATCACGTCGGCGATCGGCGCGGCCCAGATCGGCTGGCTGGGTACGGCGATGCTCTGCTACGTCACGCCCAAGGAGCACCTCGGCCTGCCCGATCGTGACGACGTGAAGACCGGCGTGATCACGTACAAGATCGCCGCCCACGCGGCCGATCTGGCCAAGGGACATCCGGGTGCGCAGGACTGGGACGACACGTTGTCGAAGGCAAGGTTCGAGTTCCGCTGGGAGGACCAGTTCAACCTCTCGCTGGATCCGGACACCGCCCGGTCCTTCCACGACGAGACGTTGCCGGCCGAGCCCGCGAAGACCGCGCACTTCTGCTCGATGTGCGGCCCGAAGTTCTGCTCGATGCGGATCACTGCCGACATCCGCGCGTACGCCGAGGAACGTGGCCTGACCTCCGCCGAGGCCATCGAGGCCGGCTTCGCCGAGATGTCGGAAACCTTCAAGGCAGGCGACCAGAAACTCCACCTGCCGATCACGGACTGAGTACAGCACCTGTCCGGCCCGGCGTGAACCTGACTCCGGGCCGGATACGGTGAGTAACTGGCTGAACCGATTCAGGTTTTGGCCTTCACTCTACGTGAATAAGACTGTAGCCTTAAGCCGTTCAGAAGGAGGTGCAGGGCATGGTCTTCGTTCTCACGGTAGATCAGCGCGGCAGCCGAAGCACGAGCGATCTCGTACCTGAGCTACTCAACTCCCTGAACCGCCGGCCGCGGCGGATCGGACTGCTGCGGAAGTTCGAGCGGACCGCCGGCGACGAGGTGCAGGGCGTGCTGTCCGAGGCCCGTCCGACCGTCGACGTGATCGTCGAACTGCTGCGGTCCGACAACTGGTACGTCGGACTCGGCGTCGGTGAGGTCACCGAGCCGCTGCCGCGCAGTACCCGGGCCGGAAGCGGCGACGCGTACGTGTTCGCGCGGGAGGCGGTGACGCGGGCGAAGTCCAGTCAGCACCACGTGAACGTGGTCGGAGCAGACCCGCGCAGAGCGGAGCAGGTGGAGACGGTGCTGTGGTTGATGGCGTCCGTGCTGCGGCGTCGCAGTGACCGTGGCTGGGCAGTGGCGGATCTGTTGGGCGAAGGACTCACGAGGCGGGAGATCGGCGTGAAACTCGGCATCAGCCAGTCGGCGGTGACGCAACGCGCCCAGGCCGCGGGCTTCGCCGAGGAACAGCGCGGACGGGTGCTGGCCGCGGATCTTCTCGGCGCCGGGGCTGCTGCGTGACGGCACTGATCCTGTCCCTGACCGGTGCCGCACTGGTCCTCGCCGTACTCGCCTGGGTGCCCAGGTCGTCCGGCTCCAACCTCGAGATCGTCATCAGTGCCGTCATGCTGGCCTGTCTGGCCGCTGTCGGCGTGCTGCTGCTCGCCGGGCATGGCGTGTCCGGCTGGGCCGAGCGCTGGTGGAACGTACTGCTCCTGCTGGCCGGAGCGTTGGCGGTGACGGGTGGCGGGCCTCTGACGACCTCTGTGATGGCCCTGGCCGACCGGAGGAGCACACGTGCCCAGTCGACGCAGAAAGCCGGTGAGGTACTGCGTGGCGGCGCTCTGATCGGTGCACTCGAGCGAATGGCCATCTACGCATCGCTGGTTGCCGGCTGGCCGGAAGGCATCGCTGTGGTGCTGGCGATCAAGGGACTGGCCAGGTACCCCGAGCTCCGCAGCCCCGACCAGCCCGCCTCGGTCACACCGCAAGCCGTTGCCGAACGCTTCATCATCGGCACGTTCAGCAGTGTGCTGTGGGCAGTGGCCTGCGCCGGTCTCCTACGCTCGCACTGACGTCAGGTGCGCACCACGTAGGTGTTCATGACCTTGTCGTGCCACGTCTGCTTCTGGTCGTCCCACAGGGGCCACAGGACGTTCAGGAAGCAGGCGTTGTTGAAGATGCCGCTGAGGAAGTCGCGGAGGAAGGACCGGCCGGCGCCGATCGGCTCTCCGGTCACGGCGTCGATCAGCTTGATGTGCAGTGCGCTCTTGCCCACGCTCTGGCCGGTCCGTCCCTGCCGGAAGACCCGGTTCCACAGGCTGAGCGCGATGCTGGCGATGGTGCCGACGAAGAAGAGGATGATCGACCACCACTGCGGAACGTCGTCCGGGGGCGGGTTGCCGTCGCGTGCTGCGGTGTTCGCGATCAGAGCGCCGAATCCGATCAGTAGCGGCACCAGTGAGATCAGGCTGTCGATGAGCGACGCGGCGACGCGCGGTCCCCAGTCGGCCAGGGGAGGCAGCTGAGAGCCGTAGCCGTAGCCGT
This Kribbella sp. NBC_00482 DNA region includes the following protein-coding sequences:
- the thiC gene encoding phosphomethylpyrimidine synthase ThiC, whose product is MVNVSTIRPAVTTGPISGSEKIYRGELGVPARRVNLTNGEHFDLYDTSGPYTDASAQIDVQTGLPALRRAWIAGRESRTQLGHARAGVITEEMRYVALREGLDPEFVRAEVARGRAVIPANRRHPESEPMIIGKKFLVKVNANIGNSAVSSSVEEEVEKLVWATRWGADTVMDLSTGKNIHETREWILRNSPVPIGTVPLYQALEKVKGDPAALSWEVYRETVIEQCEQGVDYMTVHAGVLLRYVPLTARRITGIVSRGGSIMAAWCLAHHQESFLYTHFAELCEILREYDVTFSLGDGLRPGCIADANDEAQFAELRTLGELTRIAWEHDVQVMIEGPGHVPMHKIAENVRLEEELCGEAPFYTLGPLATDVAPAYDHITSAIGAAQIGWLGTAMLCYVTPKEHLGLPDRDDVKTGVITYKIAAHAADLAKGHPGAQDWDDTLSKARFEFRWEDQFNLSLDPDTARSFHDETLPAEPAKTAHFCSMCGPKFCSMRITADIRAYAEERGLTSAEAIEAGFAEMSETFKAGDQKLHLPITD
- a CDS encoding transposase, producing MVFVLTVDQRGSRSTSDLVPELLNSLNRRPRRIGLLRKFERTAGDEVQGVLSEARPTVDVIVELLRSDNWYVGLGVGEVTEPLPRSTRAGSGDAYVFAREAVTRAKSSQHHVNVVGADPRRAEQVETVLWLMASVLRRRSDRGWAVADLLGEGLTRREIGVKLGISQSAVTQRAQAAGFAEEQRGRVLAADLLGAGAAA
- a CDS encoding RDD family protein — encoded protein: MSTPMPPDDDRPQDQPYGNVQPGYGYGHPQQHPQQAPYGQGYGQPYGSGYGQQPYGTYGYGYGSQLPPLADWGPRVAASLIDSLISLVPLLIGFGALIANTAARDGNPPPDDVPQWWSIILFFVGTIASIALSLWNRVFRQGRTGQSVGKSALHIKLIDAVTGEPIGAGRSFLRDFLSGIFNNACFLNVLWPLWDDQKQTWHDKVMNTYVVRT